DNA sequence from the Sinomonas terrae genome:
GCCTACAGCTAGTTCTACGCCCACCGCGCCGACAACCTCGGCGATCTCCGACTCGGGGTCGATTGCTCTCACATCGACCAGAGGCTATACGGCATCGATCGATTACAGCGTGAGCGCCTCGGACTTTACGATGTCGACAGCCACGAATGCGCCAGGTTTCTCGAGCGTTACGTTCAAGGTGAATGCGAAAGCGACGGTAACGAACACAACCTCCGGTCGGGACAATCCGGAATCATACGATTGGTCGCCCTTCGCGCTTTATCCCATCAATTCACCGGTCTGCACCATTGGCAAAGGCCTGCTCAATAATGCGCCAACGCCAAGCGATGCCTCAGCAGTCCTACCGGGGCTTACAACGTCAGACGGCGGAGCACCCGCTTATTGTGCCTTGCAGCTGACGAACGAGATGTCGTTCGGCCCGAGCCCCAGCAATGCCTCTCCTGCCCCTCTTGCCCCGGGGCAGATGGCGCCCCTGGTGGCCGCCCCGGGCTCCGCGGCCACGGCCGGCACAATTCCGAAGGTCCCACAAGCCTCGGCGGCCCAACTCGTCTCGGGACTGGTTCAGCCGGCGAAGATCGTCTATCAAGTGACCTACATCCAAGACGGCCCAGCGAATCAGAAACCTGCTGGCGAGAATTGCAGTGCCTACCTCTATACCGTTCCGGGTGCCAGCAACACGACGAGTCCGTTCGTGATCTCCGTTCCCGCGAGGTATGCCGGGGTCTGCTCCTCGAGCGCGTCAGCTGGGAGCTGAGCGACCCGACGATTCCCGGGTCACCGATTCCAAGTCGGCCTGATTGGTCCTCCACAGCGGTCTCCACGGCGTGTTCCTCACATAGTTCCCAGATTGGTGTCGAGGCTGCCCTCGGGCGGCCAAGCTGGCTGCATGAGGGCGAAGGATATTGTCGGCCAGCGCGGTGAGCGGCTCGCCGAGGACTACTTGAAGGCGAGCGGGGCGGTGATCCTGGATCGCAACTGGCGGTGCCGGGAGGGGGAGTTGGACCTCGTGGCGCTTGACGGTGCGGTGCTGGTTGCGGTCGAGGTGAAGTCGCGCTCGTCATGGGACTTCGGGCATCCGTTCGAGGCAGTCGATAGCGCGAAGCTCGCCCGGGTGGCGCGGCTAGCCGCTGCGTGGGCGAGGGAGCATCGACTTCAGGCTGCTCGACGTCGGGTGGACGTGATCGCTGTGACGGGGCCGGAGAAGGCTTCTCCTTTGGTCGAGCATCTGCGAGGTGTGGCGTGAGTGGGGTAGGCCGTGCGCTGGGGATCGGGTTGGTCGGTTTGAACGGGTTTGTGGTTGAGGTGGAGGCGGATATCGGTCAGACTCTGCCGGCGTTCGTGCTGCTGGGGCTTCCGGATTCGGCGTTGAACGAGGCGAAGGAGCGGGTGCGGTCTGCGGCGCAGAACTCGGGTCTGCCGTTGAGCCGGCGAAAGATCACCGTGAATCTGATTCCGGCTTCGCTGCCGAAGCGGGGTACGGCGTTCGATTTGGCGATCACTGTTGCGGCGCTGGCAGCGGCGGGGGACATTCGTCCGCCGGCGGATGCGGTGTTCGTGGCGGAGCTGGGTCTGGACGGGCGGTTGAGGCCGGTTCAGGGGGTGCTGCCGGCGGTGATGGCGGCGGTGCGGGCGGGCTATCGGGACGTGGTCGTTGCGAAGGCGAACGAGGCGGAGGCCGGGCTCGTGCCCGGGGCGCGGGTGCGCGGCTATGAGAGTCTGGGCAGTCTGGCGTTGGATCTGGGTGCGGACCCCCTGAGCGTGATCCTGCCCGAGGAGGCAGACTCGGCTGCTTCGGCCGGGCGGGCAGGCGAGGGCGACGGCGCGGCTCCGCCTCCGCGTTCGGCGCCGGACCTGCGGGACGTGGCAGGGCAGCATGAGGCGCGGGCGGCTTTGGAAGTGGCGGCGGCGGGAGGACATCACATCCTGATGCTCGGCCCGCCGGGGGCGGGCAAGACGATGCTGGCTGAGCGGCTTCCGGGGATCCTGCCGGATCTCGACGACGAGGCGGCGATGGAGGTCACTGCCATCCATTCGCTCTCCAGCCACCCGAGCGCGACTCGCGAGCTCGTGCGTCGGCCCCCGTTCGAGAGCCCCCACCACACGGCTAGTCCTGCGGCGATTGTCGGGGGAGGCGCCGGGATCGCCCGTCCCGGCGCGGCATCACGCGCCCATAAGGGCGTCTTGTTCTTGGATGAGGCTCCGGAATTTCATCGGAACGTCCTCGATTCCCTGAGACAGCCTCTTGAGAGCGGTGTGGTCAGTATCGACAGGGCGGCTGGGACGGCCGCCTATCCTGCCCGCTTCCTGCTCGTCCTCGCTGCGAATCCCTGTCCCTGCGGACAAGGATCTGGAAAGGGCCTCCTGTGCTCGTGCCCGCCTCAGGCGAAGCGTCGATACCTCGCACGGCTGTCCGGTCCGCTCCTCGATCGCGTCGACATTCAGCTTGGCGTCCGGCGGGTGTCCGCCGTCGATCTCGCGGGCAACTCTTCCGGGGAGTCTTCGAAGGCCGTGGCGGCCCGCGTCCTTCGGGCAAGGGAGCGTCAGTCCGAGCGGCTGAGGCCCTTTGGCTTTTCGACGAATGCGGAGGCGCCTGGTCGGCTCCTACGTGGTGCACTCAGGCTCCCGTCGAGCGCGACGGGCATCTTGGATCGAGCTCTCGAGACGCACACGCTCACGGCACGGGGCTACGATCGCGTTCTCCGGCTCGCGTGGTCAATCGCGGATCTCGCCGGGAGTGAGCGGCCGAGCCCCGACGACGTGGGCGAGGCATTGCTGCTGCGCACCACGGAGGAGGCACGGTGAGCGGGGAACCGCGAGCCCGTGGGGCTGGACTGGGGGTTCCGGCCGGCGCGGAAGGCCTCGACGAAACAAGGATCGCGCGAGCGGCGCTCACTCGGCTCATCGAGCCTGGGGATGCGACGGGTGCGATGATTGTGGCCGCTTTGGGCCCGACCGAGGGCCTTCGAGTCGCGACAGGAAGCCAGCAAATTGATCCAGCGATCGAAGCCCGTCTGAGGAGCGTCCTCATCGGTCGCGGTGCGAAGGCGTGGGAGGGCGTAGCTGCTGCCGTCGAACGGTGGAGGAGCCGTGTTCCCGACCTCGCTCCCCACCGAGACCTCGAGACGATAGCGCGGTTTGGCGGACGGTTCGTTATTCCCGAGGACTCTGAGTGGCCCGACGGATTCGGGGATCTCGGGGAGCAGGCTCCGCACGGGCTCTGGGTGCGCGGCGAGGAACACCTGCCTTCTCAACGGTCCGCGGTCGCCATCGTCGGCTCGCGTAATGCGACGAACTACGGCCTGAGTGTGGCGGGGGAGATCTCCAAGGGCCTTGTGGACCGCGGAGTCACGGTCGTGAGTGGGGGCGCGTACGGAATCGACGCGCAGGCTCACAGAGCGGCCCTCGTGACTGATGGGAGAGGGCTTCCCACGGTTGCCGTGATGGCCGGGGGATTGGACCGCTATTACCCATCCGGCAATGAGCAGCTTCTCCGCGAGGTCGCGCGCCGTGGCCTGCTCGTCTCCGAACTGCCGCCTGGAGGGGCGCCGACGCGCCATCGGTTTCTGCGGCGGAACAGGCTCATCGCGGCGCTCACGGGCGTGACCGTTGTAGTCGAGGCGCAGTGGAGGTCGGGGGCACGCAGTACGGCGCATCACGCTGCCGATATCGGGCGCGTCGTGGCTGCCGTCCCCGGCTCTGTTTACAGCGCGAGCTCGGCTGGTTGCCACCGTCTTCTGAGGGACGGTGCTGCGGTATGCGTCACGGACGTCCAAGAGGTCTATGAGCTGTTGGCGCCGGCGGGCGAGGGACTCGCCGGAGAGCGGGAGGGGCATGTTGCCATACACGATGGACTGGCGGTCGAGGACTTCCTCCTCCTCGACGCGCTGCCCGTCAAGAGGGGAGCAGGGATCGACAGCCTGAGCACAGTGGCAGGGCTCAGCGCGGCCCAGGTCAGGGCTGGGCTCGGACGTCTCCAGCTGATGGGCCTGTGCCAGCAGACGGCGGGGGGATGGCGGAAAACGGACAAGGGAGGCTCGGCGAAGTGAAGAGGGGGATCGGGTTGAGGGGGTGGCAGCAGCGAGCGCGGACCAGGTTGGGTGTGGCAGATGGGCCGATCGTGTGCGGAGGCCATAGGCCGAGCAGAACCGATGAATGATCGTGACCGGACGTACGCGAGTGTCGCCTTGTTCTCTGCACCGCCTGCAGCGAGAGTGGGCAGGTGACCGATGCGACGCCGCTTTCCCCGGGCCTGCGTGAGCCCCTTGAGGGCTTTCTGCGCCATATCGCGCTGGGCCGAGGTCGTTCGGAGCACACCGTTCGCGCCTACGAGGGGGACCTTTCCTCGATGCTCCGGTCGGCGCAACAGGATGGGGCAAGCGATCTCGTCGACATCGACCTCGCTCGGCTCCGTCGATGGCTCGGGCGCCAGAGCGAGGCCAAACTCGCGAGGGCGACGTTGGCTCGTCGCACCGCCGCCGTGAGGTCTTTCATGGCGTGGGCCGTCCGCGAGGGCAGGCTCGAGGTTGACCCCTCGCTGAGGCTTGCCTCGCCCAAGCGGCAATCGAGTCTCCCTGACGTCCTCCATCAAGAACAGACGAGGCGCCTGCTTGACTGTTTCGCTCAGGCGGCGGAGAGCGGAGACCCCGTGGCAGTTCGGGACTGGGCGCTGGCTGAACTCCTCTACGCCACCGGGATCCGAGTTTCCGAACTCGTCGGCCTCGAGATCGACGATGTGGACCTCTACGCCCGTACTGTGCGCGTACTCGGCAAAGGCAACAAGCAGCGGACGGTGCCCTTCGGCGTGCCAGCTGCCAACGCCGTCGTGCGCTGGCTCGGTGCGCGCTCCGCGTTGGTGACTCAGGACAGCGGTTCCGCTCTCTTCCTGGGCCGTCGGGGCGGTCGTCTGGGCCAGCGGCAGGCGAGGGAGACGATTGACGCTGCCCTCAAGTCCCTCGGAGATACCGCTGCGAGTGGACCTCACGCTCTCCGCCACACCGCCGCCACGCATCTTCTCGATGGCGGCGCCGACCTTCGGTCAGTTCAGGAGCTACTCGGTCACTCGAGTCTTGCCACGACCCAGCTGTACACGCACGTCTCGGTCGAGAGGCTCCGTTCGAGCTATATCCAGGCCCATCCGAGAGCATGAGAGCAAGCTCACGCCACGTCCTCCACCGCAACACGCCGCAACCTCGCCAATGGTGCTGGCGGATCGTCCGCCTCTCGTGCAGAATGGCCCCTGATGGCTTTGTACGTCCAAGGGGCAAGAAATGCGCCTCAACAGGACGAGAGGGCCACTGACAACTGAAACAACCACTGGTTCACACACTCCGTGCTGACGGTCGTAGGGGAAGACGTACCGACAGCGATGGAGGATGGAATGTCTGCAGTGATGACCCGTGGTCTGCTGTTCGTGCACTCGGCACCGAGTGCGCTATGCCCGCATGTGGAGTGGGCTATCGGCTCCGTCGTTGAGAAGCGCACGGATCTTGAGTGGACCCCTCAACCAGCCGCGCCCGGGATGTTCCGAGCCGAACTCTCGTGGGTCGGCGCCCCCGGGACGGGTGCGCAGCTGGCGTCTTCCCTCCGGGGATGGGCGCATCTGCGGTATGAGGTCACCGAAGAGCCCAGTTCAGGCGTGGATGGTGCGCGCTGGTCGCACACTCCCGAGCTAGGGATCTTCCATGCGACGACGGACGTTCACGGAAACATCATGGTGACTGAAGACCGCATCCGCTACGCGTATGAGTCGGGGGCTGGGGACCCTGCAGTCGTCTTCCAGGAACTTTCGCTTGCGCTGGGCGAGGCATGGGACGAGGAGCTCGAGCCGTTCCGGCATGCCGCGGAAGGCGCGCCCGTGCGTTGGCTGCACCAAGTGGGCTGAGCCGCCTCGTCATTCACCTTCATCGCGCACCAAGAGGGCCCGCAGATCGCGGGCCCTCTTCGCAGTCTCCGGCGAGCTCGTGGAGCAGCGGCTCGGCGGGTTCGAGGGCTCAGTGGTTGCGGAGGACCAGGACGGCGTTGTGGCCGCCGAAGCCGAACGAATTGCTGAGCGCCACAATGTCACCCTGGGGCAGCTCGCGGGCCGTCGTGACAACGTTGAGAGGGATCTCGGGATCCTGATGGTCCAGATTGATCGTTGCGGGCGCCTTGCGTTCGTAGATGGCAAGCACGGTGAGCACGGCCTCGACGGCGCCCGATGCACCAAGGAGGTGGCCCATCTGAGACTTTGTCGCGGAGACCGCTACGTCGTCGACGTGCTCGCCCAGAGCGGCCTTGAGGGCCGTGTACTCGGGCTTGTCGCCGACCGGGGTCGAGGTTGCGTGGGCATTGACGTGCACGATGTCCTCCGGCTGGACCCGGGCATCGTACATCGCGGCCTTGAGTGCGCGCGTTGCCCCGAGACCTTCAGGGTCGGGGGCGGTGATGTGATAGGCGTCGGCCGTTACAGAGGTTCCGGCAAGCTCCGCGTAGATGCGGGCTCCACGGGCGAGGGCGTGCTCCTCGGCCTCGAGGACCAGGGCTCCCGCACCTTCGCCCATCACAAAGCCATCCCGGTCGATGTCGTACGGGCGCGATGCGTGCTCGGGATCGTCGTTCCGCTTCGACAGGGCCTGCATCGACGCGAATGCGGCGAGCGGCATGGGGTGAATTGCAGCCTCGGCGCCGCCGACCATGACGACGTCGGCCTTCCCTGAGCGGATCAGTTCCTGCCCCACCGCCATCGCCTCTGTTCCGGAAGCGCAGGCCGAGACGGGGGTATGGGCTCCGGCCCTCGCCCCGAGGTCGAGGCTCACGGCTGCAGCGACACCGTTGGGCATAAGCATCGGTACGGTCATCGGCAGGACCCGACGAGGG
Encoded proteins:
- a CDS encoding YraN family protein, which codes for MRAKDIVGQRGERLAEDYLKASGAVILDRNWRCREGELDLVALDGAVLVAVEVKSRSSWDFGHPFEAVDSAKLARVARLAAAWAREHRLQAARRRVDVIAVTGPEKASPLVEHLRGVA
- a CDS encoding YifB family Mg chelatase-like AAA ATPase, which codes for MVEVEADIGQTLPAFVLLGLPDSALNEAKERVRSAAQNSGLPLSRRKITVNLIPASLPKRGTAFDLAITVAALAAAGDIRPPADAVFVAELGLDGRLRPVQGVLPAVMAAVRAGYRDVVVAKANEAEAGLVPGARVRGYESLGSLALDLGADPLSVILPEEADSAASAGRAGEGDGAAPPPRSAPDLRDVAGQHEARAALEVAAAGGHHILMLGPPGAGKTMLAERLPGILPDLDDEAAMEVTAIHSLSSHPSATRELVRRPPFESPHHTASPAAIVGGGAGIARPGAASRAHKGVLFLDEAPEFHRNVLDSLRQPLESGVVSIDRAAGTAAYPARFLLVLAANPCPCGQGSGKGLLCSCPPQAKRRYLARLSGPLLDRVDIQLGVRRVSAVDLAGNSSGESSKAVAARVLRARERQSERLRPFGFSTNAEAPGRLLRGALRLPSSATGILDRALETHTLTARGYDRVLRLAWSIADLAGSERPSPDDVGEALLLRTTEEAR
- the dprA gene encoding DNA-processing protein DprA; protein product: MSGEPRARGAGLGVPAGAEGLDETRIARAALTRLIEPGDATGAMIVAALGPTEGLRVATGSQQIDPAIEARLRSVLIGRGAKAWEGVAAAVERWRSRVPDLAPHRDLETIARFGGRFVIPEDSEWPDGFGDLGEQAPHGLWVRGEEHLPSQRSAVAIVGSRNATNYGLSVAGEISKGLVDRGVTVVSGGAYGIDAQAHRAALVTDGRGLPTVAVMAGGLDRYYPSGNEQLLREVARRGLLVSELPPGGAPTRHRFLRRNRLIAALTGVTVVVEAQWRSGARSTAHHAADIGRVVAAVPGSVYSASSAGCHRLLRDGAAVCVTDVQEVYELLAPAGEGLAGEREGHVAIHDGLAVEDFLLLDALPVKRGAGIDSLSTVAGLSAAQVRAGLGRLQLMGLCQQTAGGWRKTDKGGSAK
- a CDS encoding tyrosine recombinase XerC, translating into MTDATPLSPGLREPLEGFLRHIALGRGRSEHTVRAYEGDLSSMLRSAQQDGASDLVDIDLARLRRWLGRQSEAKLARATLARRTAAVRSFMAWAVREGRLEVDPSLRLASPKRQSSLPDVLHQEQTRRLLDCFAQAAESGDPVAVRDWALAELLYATGIRVSELVGLEIDDVDLYARTVRVLGKGNKQRTVPFGVPAANAVVRWLGARSALVTQDSGSALFLGRRGGRLGQRQARETIDAALKSLGDTAASGPHALRHTAATHLLDGGADLRSVQELLGHSSLATTQLYTHVSVERLRSSYIQAHPRA
- a CDS encoding DUF3145 domain-containing protein, producing MSAVMTRGLLFVHSAPSALCPHVEWAIGSVVEKRTDLEWTPQPAAPGMFRAELSWVGAPGTGAQLASSLRGWAHLRYEVTEEPSSGVDGARWSHTPELGIFHATTDVHGNIMVTEDRIRYAYESGAGDPAVVFQELSLALGEAWDEELEPFRHAAEGAPVRWLHQVG
- the fabF gene encoding beta-ketoacyl-ACP synthase II produces the protein MARKVVVTGLGATTPIGGDVPTLWQNAVKGVSGVGPLTDDWVEKYDLPVKIAAKLSVPAEDVLGRVEMKRMDPSTQYGVIAAREAWKDSGIEEIDHDRLAVAFATGIGGVWTLLNAWDTLREKGPRRVLPMTVPMLMPNGVAAAVSLDLGARAGAHTPVSACASGTEAMAVGQELIRSGKADVVMVGGAEAAIHPMPLAAFASMQALSKRNDDPEHASRPYDIDRDGFVMGEGAGALVLEAEEHALARGARIYAELAGTSVTADAYHITAPDPEGLGATRALKAAMYDARVQPEDIVHVNAHATSTPVGDKPEYTALKAALGEHVDDVAVSATKSQMGHLLGASGAVEAVLTVLAIYERKAPATINLDHQDPEIPLNVVTTARELPQGDIVALSNSFGFGGHNAVLVLRNH